The segment ATGAATGTGTCTTAATGGGacaacttctttaaaaaagcagtatttcacaCTGTTCACCAAGACAAAGGGCAGGCATATACACATAATACAACCTTAACAAAGgccaaaaagcagaaaaaacagaaagcaagagaggCAGATCAGTTTATACAGGCATCTACACTGAATTTGCAAACATCTGGCAACTGGACTGCAGAAAAGCGATCACCTCCACTTACAGccaaaacaagaaataagaGGTGAAATGAAACTCTGCCACTGGATGCAAGTCAGAAGAGAAATCAAGTATTTGGCTGCATATGCCACTGGAATTTAATCTTCCAAGCTCTGACATTCTGAtcaacacatttttgttttaacttcaGATATCCCACTAAAAAGTGAGCTACCTGTACTACAGAATAAGTTGTATCTACATGTCTTAAATTTTTGGAGTACTTTTGATGACATTTTGAACAAGTAAGCTAATGAATCCTAAAGAAAAGAGTTACGCATCTTCTTTCACTTAAGTATTTGTCAGCAATAGCACAAGTTTTCTCATCCAAAACGCAGGCTGTTTTCTTGACCTTGGATCTACCACCTTCAGAGCAAACTTCGCTAAACCCAATTCGCTTCTCTCCTGACTTCACTGTGGTGTTCAAAATACACTGCAATGTAAGATTCACACATTAGTAAACTCCTGATATTCAGTCCTATCATCTGAATTGAGTCTTGAATGTAGTATGTAATtgatctctttttaaaaaagtacttATCCAGCTTGACAAACGGACACATGCTTATTGGGAGCGCTAGTCCTGCTAGCGCTCAGGAACAGGCTATTCTGAGCCTGCCATGAAGAACTTCTTCAGAAAAGCTGCACTGGTCTCCATGAAATATCCTACCGTTAAAAGAAACTAATCTCTACTTTTGTCCAAGGTACCAAGGACAGTCAAAAATCTTGCCCAGTCTATCCTGACTTCAGATTTGTTATGGAGACCACACAGAAGTTTACCAAAGCAGATGGGAAGGGGCCTCCTCATGGCCACTGTTTAATACCTGGCACATCATGAGAGCTGCAGATACTTCCCCTTCCATGCAGAAACTCATTAAGCAGTGTCACGTAAACATGAAATTTTACCTGAAACACGGAGATGGCACACACCATAACAAGAATCACTATTCTGACATCCACTTTAGGTGCCAATCTCCTGCTGTAGTAGTGGTAATAATGCCTGTAATACTCTTCTGGATGATCCAACATGTAGTCATAATCTTTACGTGTTTCTTCATCCTGCAGGATGAGATGAAAAATATGCACAGGTTCAGATTCCTGCTTTCACTTACTCTTGTTATAGCTGTGTTTTACATCTTATTAATGGCCATTCTGCTATAAAATTGGCAATAGCCCAAACGAGTATGAAgtacagagaaaaatctttggTCCTTTTCTCATATTCTCAATTAGTTTGTTCTCACATGTATCTGCCATATGGGGtcatatgcatgcacacactgcacaaagatctttaatactgaaataaagaCAGGCAGCTAAAATCTACgtatttttaacttcagaatGTGAATCCACATGGACCAGAGAATAAATAAGGTTTTCTGATGAAGAACCTATTAAGAGAttgttttacaaatgttttagaATTAGCTTACAGGGCTGTGGAATCTATCCAATGGAAGGCTGTTTCAAAATCTCATTGTCCTCAGCTCCTTGgagtttttctcattttcacccATGTAATTAAGAGATGAGAAATCGAATTTTGTCAGCCTCAACTGCATTCCTTTCCTACCCGCAAAAAAgttcccttttctctcccttgtaGCCTTAACGCACTTACAGGTTTCTTTCTGCCGAGTTCCCGAGTTCCACCTTTGCCAAGCCACACATCTGGCCCGATAAGCCTCCTTTATAGATCCCATGCGCTACTGtcacttttttgtttaatgGTACGCCTCAAAGATAAAGCCAAACTGGCTCGTTTTAAATGCAAAGgcactttcagaaaaacaaattctaGCTACAATGGGATTTTCAGGAAAACTGCATCCTTCCTCCCTGCGGTCTTGGACTGGCTCTTGAAGAAGGTtggtttttccccctccctgaCTGCTGGAGGGAGGCAAGCCGGCGAAGTGCTGACAAAGGAACGCCAAACCGAAGCTGCAGAGACACGGAGGTGTCAACCCGAGGGGCTCCGACGGTCCTACCGGGGGCAGCCACCGCCGGCCGGGCGCCGGCCGGGCAGGGTCCCCGCGCTGGACCTCCCTCGCCGCGCTCCGGACGCAGCAGACGAGCCGCAGCCGTCGAGCAGAACTCGGAGGGCACCACGGGCCTTCCGGCGCACGTCCCCAGCCGCGGCTCTTCTCCTCGCGGCACACGGCCGCTTCGCTCTCGCCGCCTGTCGCCCCGCAGCCCGCACGCCGAGACGGGCGGTGCCAGCACCGGCAGAGGGGCGGGCAGCACCCGGGCCGGCGCTGGCCCCCGCCCCGCACCTACCCGCCTGGGCGCCGCCTCCGTCCCCGAAACGGGACCGCCGAGGGAAACGGCGGCGCGGGCAGACGCGCGGCCGGGGTCAggcgccccgcccgcccgcccgccgcgccccccggcccgccgccgccccccgccacGGCGCTGTCTCTTACCGGAGCGGCTCCGGCCGCGGCGGCGGTCCCGCTCTCACCTTGAGGGTCTCGTAGGCGGTGGCGATGAGGAGGAACTTCTCGTGCGCCGCCtgcgggccgccgccgcccggcgccgccgctTCTCCGCGGTAGCGGTCGGGGTGGTACTTGCGGGCCAGCTGCCGGTAGGCGCGGGCGATCTCCACCTTGCTGGCCTGCCGGCTGACGCCCAGCACCTCGTAGCAGACGCGCCGCCCGCAGTACAGCCCCTCCGTCaggccccgcgccgcccgcggCAGCACGGCCGCGCACAGCCACAGGCTCAGCAGCCagcgccgccccggccccgcgccgccgccggccgccatCGCGCTGACGATCGCAGCCGCCctcccccctccgccccgccccgcggcccgcccCGTGCGAAGGCGCCTGCgcgcggcgggagggggcgaggccggcgggcggggggcggcctcAGCGCGCGCCGCTGGGGCCCTCTAGCGGCCGCGCGGCACAAAGCGGTCGCGATAGAGCGCGGCCCGCAGCGCGAGAGAAGGCTGCGGTGGCGGTAGAGCCCGGGCTTGACACACCGATCTTGTGCCTGGTTTCTTCCAGCCTGCCCGGCTTGTTCTTCCTTCCAAGGAAGGACCTTCGGAAGCGCCCCCGGGGCTCGCCCTTCCGCTCAGCTCCGCCTGGCAGGGCTCGGCGGGCTTCGCTCTGCTTTGTGCGGTGCTGGATCGGCGGGCTCCACCGGCAGCCCCAGAGGGCATACACGCATCACCCGCGCCGCAACAGCCACGCTAGCAAGcgcccctgctgctgctgccgggggGTGTACAAGGGCGCCGGATGCTGTACAGCTGCCCAGGGGGTGTACAGGGGCCCGGGGGATGCACAGCTGGccaagggatgcacagctgctcaggggatgcacagctggCCAAGGGCTGTACGGCTAGCCAAGGGATGTACAGCTGCCTATAGGGATGCACAGCTGGCCCAGGGCATGCAGAGCTGCCcaggggatgcacagctggCCAAGGGATGCACGATTGGCCAAAGGgatgcacagctgcccagggcatgcacagctgcccaggggatgcacagctggCCAAAAgatgcacagctgcccaggggatgcacggctgcccagggcatgcacagctgcccaggggatgcacagctggCCAAGGGATGCACGACTGGCCAAAGGGATGCACAGCCGCCCAGGGcatgcacagctgcccaggggatgcacagctgcccaggggatgcacagctgcccagggcatGCACAGCTGTccaagggatgcacagctgcccaggggatgcacagctggCCAGGGCATGCACGACTTCCCGGGGGATGCACATCTGCCCAGGGCATGCACGACTGGCCAAGGGATGTACAGTTGCCCAGGGCATGCACACCTGCCCAGGAGATGCACAACTGGCCAAGGGATGCACAACTGGCCAAGGGATGCACAACTGGCCAAGGGGATGCACAACTGGCCAAGGGATGCACAACTAGccaagggatgcacagctgcccaggagATGCACAACTGGCCAAGGGATGCACAACTAGCCAAGGGATGCAGAACTGCCGAGGGGATGCAGAGCTGCCATTGGAATGCACAGGTGGCCAAGGGATGCACAGGTGGccaagggatgcacagctgcccaggggatGCACACCTGCCCAGGAGACGCACAACTGGccaagggatgcacagctgcttgcacagctgctcagaagatgcacagctgcccaggagATGCACAGCTGCTGAGGGGATGCACGAATGGccaagggatgcacagctgaacaggggatgcacagctggCCAAGGGCTGTACGGCTGGCCAAGGGATGCACAGCATTCCAGGGGATGTACAACTGCCTATAGGGAtgcacagctggcacaggggatgcacagctggccaggggatgcacagctggCCAAGGGATGCATGACTGGCCAAAGGGATGCATAGCCGCCCAGGGCATGCACAGCTGCCCAGCGGATGCACAGCTGGCCAGGGGATGCACGGCTGCCCAGGGgatgcacagctgcccagggcatGCACAGCTGTCCAAGGGATGCACAGCCGCCCAGGGCATGCACAGCTGGCCAGGGCATACACAGCTTCCCGGGGGATGCACATCTGCCCAGGGCATGCACGACTGGCCAAGGGATGTACAGTTGCCCAGGGGATGCACACCTGCCCAGGAGATGCACAACTGGCCAAGGGATGCACAACTGGCCAAGGGGATGCACAGCTACCCAGGAGATGCACAGCTGGCCCAGGGATGCACAACTGGccaagggatgcacagctgcccaggagATGCACAACTGGTCAAGGGATGCACAACTAGCCAAGGGATGCAGAGCTGCCGTTGGAATGCACAGGTGGCCAAGGGATGCACAGGTGGccaagggatgcacagctgcccaggggatGCACACCTGCCCAGGAGACGCACAACTGGccaagggatgcacagctgcttgcacagctgctcagaagatgcacagctgcccaggagATGCACAGCTGCTGTGGAGATGCACGAATGGACAAGGGATGCACAGCTGAAcaggggatgcacagctggCCAAGGGCTGTACGGCTGGCCAAGGGATGCACAGCCTTCCAGGGGATGTACAGCTGCCTATAGGGAtgcacagctggcacaggggatgcacagctggccaggggatgcacagctggCCAAGGGATGCATGACTGGCCAAAGGGATGCATAGCCGCCCAGGGCATGCACAGCTGCCCAGCGGATGCACAGCTGGCCAGGGGATGCACGGCTGCCCAGGGgatgcacagctgcccagggcatGCACAGCTGTCCAAGGGATGCACAGCCGCCCAGGGCATGCACAGCTGGCCAGGGCATACACAGCTTCCCGGGGGATGCACATCTGCCCAGGGCATGCACGACTGGCCAAGGGATGTACAGTTGCCCAGGGGATGCACACCTGCCCAGGAGATGCACAACTGGCCAAGGGATGCACAACTGGCCAAGGGGATGCACAGCTACCCAGGAGATGCACAGCTGGCCCAGGGATGCACAACTGGccaagggatgcacagctgcccaggagATGCACAACTGGTCAAGGGATGCACAACTAGCCAAGGGATGCAGAGCTGCCGTTGGAATGCACAGGTGGCCAAGGGATGCACAGGTGGccaagggatgcacagctgcccaggggatGCACACCTGCCCAGGAGACGCACAACTGGccaagggatgcacagctgcttgcacagctgctcagaagatgcacagctgcccaggagATGCACAGCTGCTGTGGAGATGCACGAATGGACAAGGGATGCACAGCTGAAcaggggatgcacagctggCCAAGGGCTGTACGGCTGGCCAAGGGATGCACAGCCTTCCAGGGGATGTACAGCTGCCTATAGGGAtgcacagctggcacaggggatgcacagctggccaggggatgcacagctggCCAAGGGATGCATGACTGGCCAAAGGGATGCATAGCCGCCCAGGGCatgcacagctgcccagcagaTGCACAGCTGGCCAGGGGATGCACGGCTGGCCAAGGGATGCATGACTGGCCAAAGGGATGCATAGCCGCCCAGGGCATGCACAGCTGCCCAGCGGATGCACAGCTGGCCAGGGGATGCACGGCTGCCCAGGGCATGCACAGCTGTCCAAGGGATGCACAGCCGCCCAGGGCATGCACAGCTGGCCAGGGCATGCACAGCTTCCCGGGGGATGCACATCTGCCCAGGGCATGCACGACTGGCCAAGGGATGTACAGTTGCCCAGGGGATGCACACCTGCCCAGGAGATGCACAACTGGCCAAGGGATGCACAACTGGccaagggatgcacagctgcccaggagATGCACAACTGGCCAAGGGATGCACAACTAGCCAAGGGATGCAGAACTGCCGAGGGGATGCAGAGCTGCCATTGGAATGCACAGGTGGCCAAGGGATGCACAGGTGGccaagggatgcacagctgcccaggggatGCACACCTGCCCAGGAGACACACAACTGGccaagggatgcacagctgcccagggcatGCACAGCTGCCGAGGGGATGCACGAATGGccaagggatgcacagctgcTCAGGGAATGCACAGCTGGCCAAGGACTGTACGGCTGGCCAAGGGATGCACAGCCTTCCAGGGGATGTACAGCTGCCTATAGGGATGCACAGCTGGCCCAGGGCATGCACAGCTGGCCAGGGGATGCACAGCCTTCCAAGGGATGCACGAATGGCTAAAGGGATGCATAGCCGCCCAGGGGATGCACAACTGGCCAAGGGATGCACAACTGGCCAAGGCATGTACAGCTGCCAAGGGGATGCACAACTGGCTAAGGAATGCACAGCCGTCcaggggatgcacagctggACAAGGGATGTACAGCTGCCCAGGGGATGCACAGCTGCTTGCACAGCTGCTCAGAAgatgcacagctgcccaggagATGCACAGCTGCCGAGGGGATGCACAAATGGccaagggatgcacagctgctcaggggatgcacagctggCCAAGGGCTGTACGGCTGGCCAAGGGATGCACAGCCTTCCAGGGGATGTACAGCTGCCTATAGGGATGCACAGCTGGCCCAGGGCATGCACAGCTGGCCAAGGGATGCACGATTGGCCAAAGGGATGCACAACTGCCCAGGGGATGCACAACTGGACAAGGGATGCACAACTGGCCAAGGCATGTACAGCTGCCAAGGGGATGCACAACTGGCTAAAGGAATGCACATCTGCCcaggggatgcacagctggACAAGGGATGTACAGCTGCCCAGGGgatgcacagctgcccaggggatgcacaactggccaagggatgcacagctgcccaggggatACACACCTGCCCAGGAGACGCACAACTGGccaagggatgcacagctgcttgcacagctgctcagaagatgcacagctgcccaggagATGCACAGCTTCCGAGGGGATGCACGAATGGccaagggatgcacagctgaacaggggatgcacagctggCCAAGGGCTGTACGGCTGGCCAAGGGATGCACAGCCTTCCAGGGGATGTACAGCTGCCTATAGGGATGCACAGCTGGCCCAGGGCATGCACAGCTGGCCAGGGGATGTACAGCTGGCCAAGGGATGCACAGATGGCCAAGGGATGCACAGCTTCCCAGGGGATGCAGAGCTCCCCAGGGCATGCACAGCTGGccaagggatgcacagctgcccagggaacgTACAGCTGCCTAGGGGATACACAGCTGCTcaagggatgcacagctggcCAAGGGATGCACAGATGGCCAAGAgatgcacagctgcccagggcatgcacagctgcccaggggatACACAGCTGCTcaagggatgcacagctggccaagggatgcacagctgcccaggggatGTACGACTGGCCAAGGGATGTACAGCTGCCCAGGGGATGGACAGCTGGCCAAGGGATGTACAGCTTCCcaggggatgcacagctggCCAAGGGATGCACAGCCGCCCAGGGGATGGACAGCTGCCTATAGGGATGTACAGCTAGCCCAGGGCATGCACAGCTGCCCAAGGGATGCACAACTGCTCAATGGGTGCACAGCTGGCCAGGGGATGTACAGCTGGCCAAGGGATGCATGACTGGCCAAGGGATGTACAGCTGCCCAGGGGgatgcacagctgcccaggTGATGCACGACTGGccaagggatgcacagctgcccaggagATGCTCAGGTGGccaagggatgcacagctgcccaggggatGCACGACTGGccaagggatgcacagctgcccaggggatGCACAGCTAGCCAAGAGATGTACAGCTGCCCAGGGGATGCACGACTGGCCAAGGGATGTACAGCTGCCCAGGGGATGCACAGCTAGCCAAGGGATTTATAGCTGCCCAAGGCAtgcagagctgcccagggaaTGTACAGCTTCCCAGGGGATGCAGAGCTCCCCAGGGCATGCACAGCTACCCAGGAGATGCACAGCTGGccaagggatgcacagctggcCAAGGGATGTACAGCTGCCCAAGGGATGTACAGCTGCCcaggggatgcacagctggCCAGGGCATGCATGACTGGCCAAGGGATGCACAGCCGCCCAGGGGATGGACAGCTGCCTATAGGGATGTACAGCTACCCAGGGcatgcacagctgcccaggggatgcacagctggCCAAGGGATGCCCGACTGGccaagggatgcacagctgcTCAGGGGATACACAGCTGCCCATGGAATGCACAGCTGGccaagggatgcacagctgcccaggggatGTATGACTGGCCAAGGGATGTACAGCTGCCCAGGGGATGTACAGCTGGCCAAGGGATGCCAGCTGGCCAAGGGATGTACAGCTACCCAAGGGGATGCACAGCTGTCCAGGGGAGGCACGACTGGccaagggatgcacagctgcccaggggatgcacagctggCCAAGGGATGTACAGCTTCCCAGGGGATGCACGACTGGccaagggatgcacagctgcccagggcatGCACAACTGGCCAAGGGATGTACAGCGGCCCAGGGgatgcacagctgcccaggggatGTATAGCTGGCCAAAGGATGCACGACTGGCCAAGGGATGCATAGCTGCCCAGGGGATTCACAACTGGCCAAGGGATGTACAGCTGCCcaggggatgcacagctggCCAAGGGATGCACAGCCGCTCAGGGGATGCACAGCTTCTCAAGGGATGTACAGCTGCCCAGGGCATGCACAACTGGCCCAGGGCATGCACAGCTGCTcaagggatgcacagctggcCAAGGGATGCAGAGCTGCCCAGGGGATGCACGACTGGCCAAGGGATGTACAGCTGCCCAGGTGATGCACAGCTGGccaagggatgcacagctgcccagggcatGCAAAGCTGCCCAGATGATGCATAGCTGCCCAGGGCATGCACGACTGCCCAAGGGATGCAGAGCTGCCCAGGGgatgcacagctgcccaggggTTGTACAGCTGCCcaggggatgcacagctggccaagggatgcacagctgcccagggcatGCAAAGCTGCCCAGATGATGCATAGCTGCCCAGGGCATGCACGACTGCCCAAGGGATGCAAAGCTGCCCAGGGgatgcacagctgcccagggcatgcacagctgcccaggggatgcacagctggCCAAGGGATGTACAGCTGCCCAGGGCATGCAAAGCTGCCCAGATGATGCATAGCTGCCCAGGGCATGCACGACTGCTGAAGGGAtgcagagctgcccagggatgcatagctggccaagggatgcacagctggcCAAGGGATGCACGACTGGCCAAGGGATGTACACCTGCCCAGGGGATGTACAGCTGCCCAGGGGATCCACAACTGGCCAAGGGATATCCGTACACGTGCCCTGGGCAGCGGTGGCAAAGGGCAGAGCATTGAAATCCTCAG is part of the Falco biarmicus isolate bFalBia1 chromosome Z, bFalBia1.pri, whole genome shotgun sequence genome and harbors:
- the DNAJC25 gene encoding dnaJ homolog subfamily C member 25 isoform X3, which codes for MAAGGGAGPGRRWLLSLWLCAAVLPRAARGLTEGLYCGRRVCYEVLGVSRQASKVEIARAYRQLARKYHPDRYRGEAAAPGGGGPQAAHEKFLLIATAYETLKDEETRKDYDYMLDHPEEYYRHYYHYYSRRLAPKVDVRIVILVMVCAISVFQFDSLEDHQKETFLERRLWIREKYEIYKREQEEELKKKMAMDPRWKRYRRWMKNEGPGRLTFIDD